The Alicyclobacillus macrosporangiidus CPP55 genome segment GGCGGGTGTGCACCCCAGAACGGCGCGTATGTATCCCAGACTGGCGCGTGTGTACGGGCCTGCGGTCGTGTAGAATGGAACGTATGAATCGGCAGATGTGGTGGACAAGCGCGTTGTTCTGCAACGAATTCATCCGGGCCGCCCTGTACTACGTGTGGGTGCCCATCGTCCTGCCGCACCGGGTAGACATGCCCATCTGGTGGGTGGGACTGTGTACGAGCGGCCAGTTCGCCGCCGACGCCGCGACCAAGTTGGCGTACGGGGTAGGTGCCGCTCGCGGCTACGCCCGTTGGATGGTGGGCGGCGGGATCCTCATGGCCATCGCAGCGGTGGCGGTGCTCCTGTCGACCCACAGCACCTGGGTCGCGCTGGCGTGCTCCATCCTCTACGGGTGCGGGGCGGCGTCCGTGTGGCCCGCGGCGTTGACTCATTTCGGCCAGCGGATCGAGGGCGCGAAGGCGGAATCCCTGGCCAAGGCGTTCATCCCGTGGATGTCGGGCACGGGCCTTGGCATGTTTGTGCCGAATTTGCTGCTGCACATCCGGTACGGGACGCTGACCGTGCTCGGCCTGATGGCCGCCATCCTCGTCGTCAGTGCCTGCGCCATCCGCCCGGAGAACCGCAGCGGCACGCCGTCTCTCCGGCGCGAGGTCTTACTCGCCCGGGTGCTCGGGCGAAAGCTGCGGCCGTTCCTGCTGCCGATGGTGCTGCAGACCGTGGTCATCGGCACCATCACCCCGTTTCTCGCCCTGTTTGGCGTGCGATCCCTCCATCTGCACACCTGGGCGTACGCCCTCTTTCTCATCGCCATCGGGGCCATCACCGTGGTGCTGCTGATCCCGCTCGGGCGGGTGTCCGATCGGATGGGGAAGCTTCCGGTGTTGTCGATCGCGTTTTTCGCCTCGGCGGCCGGCGTCGCCGTCTTATCCTTGTGTCGATCGTGGGATCGGGCACTGGTGCCGGCGGCGGTGTTCGCCGCTGGATTCGGGGCCGTTTTCCCGACATGGAACGCCCTGTTTATGGACGCCGTGCCGCACTGGCTGCACACGCGCGCCGTTGGGCTGTTCACCGCCGTGGAGGACTCGGGTACCGCGCTCGGGCCGTTTATCGGGGGGCTCGCGTGGCAGGGGATGGGGGCGTCCGGGCCGTTCCTCGTCGCCGCCGCAGTGATGATGTTGTTGTCGCTGTACTTTTTCGCCTGGTGGCGGCATGACGTTCGCCGACGAAGCTGAGCACGGCACGCGGTGGCCGGGGTGTTTTTCATTGCCGCCGCCTCGCGTGCTATGATACAACAAGGAAAAGCGTGCCAAGGAGTGGTCCACGTGCCTTTCAACGAGATCGATCAACGCGCGGTCAACGCCATCCGCGCTTTGTCCATTGACGCGGTCGAAGCGGCCAACTCAGGCCATCCGGGATTGCCCATGGGGGCGGCGCCGATGGCATACGTGCTGTGGTCCCGGTTTTTGCGGTTCAACCCGAAGAACCCGAAGTGGATCA includes the following:
- a CDS encoding MFS transporter — protein: MNRQMWWTSALFCNEFIRAALYYVWVPIVLPHRVDMPIWWVGLCTSGQFAADAATKLAYGVGAARGYARWMVGGGILMAIAAVAVLLSTHSTWVALACSILYGCGAASVWPAALTHFGQRIEGAKAESLAKAFIPWMSGTGLGMFVPNLLLHIRYGTLTVLGLMAAILVVSACAIRPENRSGTPSLRREVLLARVLGRKLRPFLLPMVLQTVVIGTITPFLALFGVRSLHLHTWAYALFLIAIGAITVVLLIPLGRVSDRMGKLPVLSIAFFASAAGVAVLSLCRSWDRALVPAAVFAAGFGAVFPTWNALFMDAVPHWLHTRAVGLFTAVEDSGTALGPFIGGLAWQGMGASGPFLVAAAVMMLLSLYFFAWWRHDVRRRS